The genomic DNA CATTCAAAGCTTCTAAAATCGCTTCCGCGTCTTCTTGTCTTCCGATTTCATCCACGATAATGACTTCGGGACTCAAGCTTCGGATCATCATCATGATCCCTTCCGCCTTTGGACATGAATCCAGCACGTCTACTCTCGGTCCGAGATTGTGCTGGGGAACACCGTGGATACAACCCGCAATTTCGGATCGTTCATCGACAATGCCAACCTTGGAGCTTCTGATACGTAAGCCAGCAGTCCCCTGACTCGCGATTCTGGCGACATCGCGTAAAAAGGTCGTCTTCCCGGATTGAGGTGGGCCGATGATCAACGTGTTCAACCACCTGTTTTTATATAGGTAGGGAGCCCAACGCTCAGCCGTTCCCTCTTTCTGGGTCGCCACCCGGATATTAAAGGAGCTGACATCCCGAATGACTTTGACTTGTCCCTTTTCCGTTATGACCTTTCCAGCGAGTCCAACACGGTGACCGCCTTTAATAGTGATATAGCCTCTCCTGAGTTCTTCCTCAAACGCATAGAGTGAGAATTGACTTAGTTTGTTCAGGAGATGCACGCCATCCTCGACAGTGACGAAATAAGCACGACCATTTGCATCCGACGACATGGATGGATATTCTGGACGTCCATTGCTGATCACCTCCAGAGGACGGTTGACACGTATACGAATTTCCTCAATCGGCTTAAGAACCCGGCGTTGATATGCCTCAATGATGGATTTGATGGTTTCCGGC from Pseudalkalibacillus sp. SCS-8 includes the following:
- the spoIIIAA gene encoding stage III sporulation protein AA, whose amino-acid sequence is MEEIIRMLPETIKSIIEAYQRRVLKPIEEIRIRVNRPLEVISNGRPEYPSMSSDANGRAYFVTVEDGVHLLNKLSQFSLYAFEEELRRGYITIKGGHRVGLAGKVITEKGQVKVIRDVSSFNIRVATQKEGTAERWAPYLYKNRWLNTLIIGPPQSGKTTFLRDVARIASQGTAGLRIRSSKVGIVDERSEIAGCIHGVPQHNLGPRVDVLDSCPKAEGIMMMIRSLSPEVIIVDEIGRQEDAEAILEALNAGVQMIMTAHGYGIENVLKRPIFQRLMEIQLFDRFIEMSQSSGPSRVKRILDAEFNPLMISKNKVST